CACCAAGATGAGCGCCGACTTCGGCCTCACGTCCAACCTGGAAGCGGTGGTCACGCCCTACGGCTTGCGGGTGATGCTGCACGACACCGACAAGCAAGGCATGTTCGTGCGTGGCAGTGCCGTGCCGACCGACAAGTTCCGCGCCCTGCTGCGCAAGATGGGACCGCTGTTCGCAAAGATGGAAAACCAGATGCTGATCGTCGGCCATACCGACTCGATGCAGTACGCCGATACCAGTTATGCGGCGTTTTCCAACTGGACGCTGTCGGCCAACCGCGCCATGTCGGCCCGCGCCCAGTTGCTGGCCGGTAGCATGAATGCGGAATCGGTGCTGCAAGTGGTGGGCATGGCCGACCGCGCCCCGCTCGATGTCAAGCGCGCCGATGCCGGCGTCAACCGCCGCATCGAACTGCTGATCCTGACCACCAGCCAGGCCAAAACCATCGCCTCGATGTTCGGCATGCCGGACCGCACGGTGCCGCTGACCGAGCAGATCAACACTGCCCTGCCCGATCCCGGCCTGCTGCAAAAGCTGCGCGATTCGCTGGGCCGCAACAACTGACGCTACAATAACGCCATGCAAACCAAGCCAACCAGAGGCACCCGTATGAGAATCACGACCGCGACTCCCGACGGCATGGCCATCCAGCGTGTTGCCGAGCCGGCGCCGGTGGACGGCGCCGACGCTCCCGCTGCGGCGGCCACTGCAGCGCCGCTGCAGTCGGCGGTGATGCAGCCGGCGCTGCAAGCGATGCGCGACATGCCGGAAATCGACCAGGAAAAAGTGGACATGCTGCGCGACGCGCTGGCCAAGGGTGAACTGCCGTTCGATCCGGCCAAGCTGGCCGGCCTGATCCAGCGCTTCCATGGAGTGGAAAAGTGAGCAACCCGGCGTCGCCCCCGCCGGTATCGCGCCAGGAAGCCATGCGCGCGCTGCTGGCCGGCATAGCCGCCGACATGCAGGCATATGCCGGCCTGGCGGCGCTGCTGGAAGAGCAATTTGACGCTGCGCTGCGCCACCAGGGGCCGCGGCTGGGCGATATCGCCGAAAAAATCACCGGCATGGTGGCCGAAGCCGACGCCCGCCGCATCCAGCGCGTTGCACTCGCGCAACACCTGAATGGCCCGAACGGGACCATGGCACAAGCATTTGCCTTGCTCAAACCGGCAGCCCGCGAGAAAATGGAAGCCGACTGGCTGGCGCTCGAAGCGCTGGTCATCGAATGCAAGCGTTTATCGAAGCGCAATGCCGATTTGCTGGTCGAACAGCATGGCATCATGCAGCGCGTGCTGCATGGCGAAGAACACATTTATGAGCCAATTTAATCCCACTGCTTTTACTGCGGCGACCGCCGCCACTGCCTCGAACATCAGCGCCACCCGGCCCACGGCCGGCTTTGGCGGGATGGTCTCGACCGGCGCATTTTCGAGCACGTTCCAGCAGGTGCAAAGCGACGTGGTTGGCTATATCAGCCGCGGTGATGGCGGTTTCAGCAGCTCAGGGGCAAATTCTGCGGCGCCGTCATCGGCCCAGGCCATGCAACTGGCGGCCTTGAATGCCAGGCACGCTACCGGCGTCATCGACGATGGCGGCATGGACAGCGACAGCCGCCAGCAATTCCTGGCGTCGGTCACGCCCTGGGCCAGCGAAGCGGCCGACAAGCTGGGGGTCTCTCCCGAACTGGTGGTGGCCCATGCGGCGCTGGAGTCCGGCTGGGGCCGGCAACCGCTGCGCAAGGGCGGCATCGACACCAACAACCTGTTCGGCATCAAGGCCGGTAGCGGCTGGCAGGGCGATGTCGCCAGCGCCACCACCACCGAGTTCGAACACGGCGCCATGCTCAAGAAGACCGAGCGCTTCCGCAGCTACCCGGACACCGCCAGCGCGTTCCGCGATTACGCAGAACTTTTAGCCGGCAACCCGCGCTACCAGGGCGCGCTCAACACGGGCAGCGATGCCCGTGCCTTTGCCAACGGCCTGGCACGCGGCGGCTATGCCACCGATCCCGGCTACGCCGACAAGCTGGCCCGCCTGGCCACGCAGTTGCAGCGCGCCTCTGCTGCTACGGCCGACTGACACCCCGACCAGACCAGCCATGCAGGCTGCCCCGCCAGCTGCCGGCGCCGGTCTGTCCATCCGGTATCAGCGTGCCGCAGGCGTATCCGCCGGCTGCACCGCCCCCGGCCCCGTCACCCGCGCGCGGATGATGTTGCCACTGGAATTGCGCACGCGCACCTGGCTGCCCTTGGCGCCCGCATCCATGGCTTCGCCCGACATCGACACCGTGACCTGGTCGCGGCTGGCGATAATGTTAACAAGGTCACCACGCTTGACCAGGATCGGCGATGCCAGCGAACCGGTACGCAACACTTCGCCCACGCGCACGGTGCGCTTGGCACTCATCCCCACGACCTCTTGCGGATCCGACACACTGTCTCCCACCGTCGAAATATCGTGGCGCTCAAGCAACACATCTTCATCTGTAATGATTTTTCCGGCGCCGATGTCATTGGCCGCAATCACGATCCGCGCCGACACCTTGGCGCGCACCACGAACTCGTAACGCCAGCTGCCACCGCGCGCACCGTCGCCGCTGCAAATGGCGTTGAAACGCATGCGCGCGGGCTGGCGGGTGTCCGCCGCCTCGACTGATACTGCACTGCCGCATGAGGCCAGCGGACGGCTGCCGCGCACCACCGTGATGTCGAATTCGGGCTCGGCCAGGCCGCGACTGTCGGCCCAGCGCAACACATACTCGCGCGCAGCGTCCTCTACCAGCAGCAGTACTTTGTCTGCGGGAACAGGCGCGGCATGGGCGGAAGTGTTAAAAAAGATGCTTCCGGTTAGCAACATTCGGCTCAAACCAGTTACAATAGTTTTGTTGAACATGGGCAATACCTCTACTATGATGCAAGCGAACGGGCCTGTCGTGCGAGACCAACATTCTACATGCCGAGCAAGATTGCAATGAGGAATAGGCGGGAAATTTCCGCTGCGCAATAGAGCTTAACAGTTACATAGTATTCACTGAAACACCATTCGATCCTGCAAGGAGACCACCATGGGCATCAATTTCAACCAGGTAACCGGCGTCCACGGCGATGCGCTGCAACTGCGGGCGGAACGCACCCGCATTCTCGCGGCCAACCTGGCCAATGAAAACACTCCCGGCTTCCAGGCGCGTGACATGGACTTCGGCGCCGCCCTGGCCAATCTGCAAGCCGAAGCCTCCGGCGAACCAGGCGGCGATGGCGAAGCCGCCCAGATGTACCGCGTGCCATTCCACCCTGCCCGCGACGGCAATACCGTCGAACTTGGCGTCGAACAGGCGGCATTCTCGCAAAACGCGGCCGACTTCCAGACCAGCCTGACCTTCGTCAACATGAAATTCAAGGGTCTGGCCAAGGCCATCGCCGGTCAGTAAGACTGCCCAACCACCGTAAGGGAACGACATGTCGTTTAAAGATATTTCCGAGATCGCCGGCTCGGCCATGGCCGCACAGAGCGTGCGTCTCAATACCATTGCCTCCAACCTGGCCAATGCCGACGCCGTGGCCGGCAACGAGGGCGAAACCTACCGCGCCCGCAAACCGGTGTTTGCCACCGTGCTGGGCGAAAACAGCGAAGGCATGATGACCGGTGGCAAGGTGCAGGTGCTGGACGTGGTCGAGTCGTCCGAACCGCTGCGCAAGGTGTACGAACCGGGCCACCCGATGGCCAATGCCGACGGCATGGTGTTCTACTCCAACGTCAACGAAGTGGCGGAGATGGCCGACATGATGTCGGCCTCGCGCGCGTTCGAAACCAATGTCGAAGTCATCGGCCGCATCCGCACGATGCAGCAATCCCTCCTTAAACTTGGTGAAAGTTAAGTCATGGCAGTCAGTCTTCTCAATAACGGCACCACCACGACCGGCACCGGCGTCAGCAACGCGGTAACACCGAACACGGCCAGCGAAGCGTCGGAGATGTTCACCAAGCTGCTGGTCGCGCAGATCCAGAACCAGGATCCGCTGTCGCCATCGGACCCGGCGCAGTTCGTCCAGCAACTGACGCAACTGTCGCAGACCGAGGCGCTGCAAAAGCTCTCGACCCTGACCAGCGCCAACTCCAGCATTCTGCAGAGCATGCAAGTGCTGTCGCTCGGTGCGCAGGTGGGCTCCGACGTCATGGCCCAGTCCACCCAGGTCCGCGTCGATGGCACCACGCCCGTCAGCGGGCAGGTGGTGCTGGAAACGAGCAGCACCAATACCAACCTGGTGCTGACCGGCGACAACGGCGAGAAATATACGGTCAAGCTTGGCACCCAGGCGCCCGGCAATGTTCCGTTCACCATCGACCCGGGCACGCTGGGCCTCAAGGAAGGTACTTACACCATGGCGGTGGAAACCAGCACCAAGGAAACCCCTGCCATCGACATCCAGGGCCGCCTGAACAGCGTGCGCATTTCGGCGACCGGCGGCGTGGTGCTCAACGTCGCCAACCTGGGCGAAATCGATCCCGGCAACATTACTGCGTTTAACGGCAAGCCTGCTTTAGCCATTCAATAATTCAATCTCTTAAAGGATTTCCATCATGAGTTTCGATATCGCATTGTCTGGCATCCAGGCCATCAACGAGGCCCTCAACAGCACCAGCCAGAACATCGCCAATGCCGGCACCTATGGCTACAAGGCCCAGGGCGCGAACTTCTCGTCGCTGGTGTCCGGCGAACTGCAGACCGGTGTCACCATCGGTTCGGTCACCCAGAACATCAGCAAACCGGGCGGCGTGCTGAGCACTGGCCGCTCGCTGGACGCGGCCATCAACGGCGGCGGCTTCTTCATCGCCAAGGCAGCCAATTCCGACGTGCCGCAGTACTCGCGCGTGGGCATTTTCGAAACGTCCAAGGATGGCTACCTGGTCGATACCCAGGGCAACCGCGTGCAAGGCTACCCGATCAATCCCCTGACGTCGGCGATGGGCGCCGTGGGCGACTTGCCGATCCAGACCGGCGCGATCCCGGCCGTGGCCTCGGGCAAGATGACGTATGTCGGCAATATGTCGGCCGACTGGACCACCCCGGCCGCCTGGGGCACGGTGCCGGTCACGGGTACAGTCGCGATCACGCCACAGAACCCGCCTGACCCGAGCACCTTCAACATGTCGAAAGCGACGGTCATCTACGATACCCTGGGCGGCAAGCACACGCTGACCCAGTACTTCGCCCGCGACGCGGCATCGCCGAACACGGTCAACGTCCGCTACCTGCTCGACGGCGCCGAGTTGCCAGACAAAACGCCGACCGTCCTGAAATTCGACACAGCTACCGGCTCCCTCAATGACGTCAACGGCCAGCCCGCCGACCCCGTCACCGGCGCCATCGCCAGCACGACCACGATCGACCTGACCGGCATCACGCTGGCCAACGGCGCCAACCTGACCAAGCTGACCATCGATTACGACGGCAGCACCGGCAACTCCGGCGAAGCGACCACGTCCGCCAACAATGCCGAAGGCTATGCCTCGGGCACCTATACCAGCCTGGCGCTGGGTAACGACGGTTCGCTGATCGCCACCTACTCCAACGGCCAGAAACAGACCGTGGGCAAACTGGCGCTGGCCACCTTCGTCAACGAAGGCGCGCTGACCACGATCAGCGGCACCAGCTGGACCGAGTCGCTGGAATCGGGCCGTCCGCTGGTCAACGCACCGGGCACCGGCACGGGCGGCACCATCACCAGCTCGTCGCTGGAACAGTCGAACGTCGACATCACGTCCGAACTGGTGGGCCTGATGACGTCGCAACGCAACTACCAGGCCAACTCGAAAGTCATCCAGACCGAGAGCACGATGATGCAATCGCTGATGCAGGCGATCTAAGGTAACGCATGGATTCGTTGATCTTCACCGCCATGAGCGGGGCCGAGCGGGCCCTGCGCGGCCAGCAGGTACGCGCCAACAACCTGGCCAATGCCGATACCGTGGGCTTCCGGGCCGACATGGAAATGTCCACCTCGCAGTCCGTGCAGGGTTACGGCTACGACGACCGCCACATGGCGCAGTTGCAGGCCAACTCGGTCAATACCCGGCAGGGCACGCTCAAGGCCACCGGCCGCGAGCTCGACGTGGCGATCTCGGGCGCCGGTTTCCTGACGGTCGAGGGACCGACCGGCGAAGCCTATACCCGCGCCGGCGCCATGGTGCTCGATGAAACCGGCACCCTGCGCATCAACGGTAACGTAGTGCTGGGCGAAGGCGGCCCCATCACGCTGCCCGAGTACAGCAAGATCGACATCGGCACCGATGGCACCATTTCGATCCAGAACCCGGGCACCACCACCATGCAAACCGTGGACAAGCTGCGCCTGGTGAAGGCCGAAGGCTCGGAGCTGACCAAGAACGAGTC
This is a stretch of genomic DNA from Duganella zoogloeoides. It encodes these proteins:
- a CDS encoding flagellar motor protein MotB, which encodes MLKPHEKAHDQTIVKRGGGKHKHDDHGGAWKVAFADFCLALMCLFLVLWLIAARNTEALEQVMTESDGAKTDQGKGVMPEQVGGPRGSLIERFPMPHTGSTDQPGEKLAPGEPADPTSAAKVKYESPDDLQALSKALTKMSADFGLTSNLEAVVTPYGLRVMLHDTDKQGMFVRGSAVPTDKFRALLRKMGPLFAKMENQMLIVGHTDSMQYADTSYAAFSNWTLSANRAMSARAQLLAGSMNAESVLQVVGMADRAPLDVKRADAGVNRRIELLILTTSQAKTIASMFGMPDRTVPLTEQINTALPDPGLLQKLRDSLGRNN
- the flgM gene encoding flagellar biosynthesis anti-sigma factor FlgM translates to MRITTATPDGMAIQRVAEPAPVDGADAPAAAATAAPLQSAVMQPALQAMRDMPEIDQEKVDMLRDALAKGELPFDPAKLAGLIQRFHGVEK
- the flgN gene encoding flagellar export chaperone FlgN, translating into MSNPASPPPVSRQEAMRALLAGIAADMQAYAGLAALLEEQFDAALRHQGPRLGDIAEKITGMVAEADARRIQRVALAQHLNGPNGTMAQAFALLKPAAREKMEADWLALEALVIECKRLSKRNADLLVEQHGIMQRVLHGEEHIYEPI
- a CDS encoding glycoside hydrolase family 73 protein, whose protein sequence is MSQFNPTAFTAATAATASNISATRPTAGFGGMVSTGAFSSTFQQVQSDVVGYISRGDGGFSSSGANSAAPSSAQAMQLAALNARHATGVIDDGGMDSDSRQQFLASVTPWASEAADKLGVSPELVVAHAALESGWGRQPLRKGGIDTNNLFGIKAGSGWQGDVASATTTEFEHGAMLKKTERFRSYPDTASAFRDYAELLAGNPRYQGALNTGSDARAFANGLARGGYATDPGYADKLARLATQLQRASAATAD
- the flgA gene encoding flagellar basal body P-ring formation chaperone FlgA, producing the protein MFNKTIVTGLSRMLLTGSIFFNTSAHAAPVPADKVLLLVEDAAREYVLRWADSRGLAEPEFDITVVRGSRPLASCGSAVSVEAADTRQPARMRFNAICSGDGARGGSWRYEFVVRAKVSARIVIAANDIGAGKIITDEDVLLERHDISTVGDSVSDPQEVVGMSAKRTVRVGEVLRTGSLASPILVKRGDLVNIIASRDQVTVSMSGEAMDAGAKGSQVRVRNSSGNIIRARVTGPGAVQPADTPAAR
- the flgB gene encoding flagellar basal body rod protein FlgB encodes the protein MGINFNQVTGVHGDALQLRAERTRILAANLANENTPGFQARDMDFGAALANLQAEASGEPGGDGEAAQMYRVPFHPARDGNTVELGVEQAAFSQNAADFQTSLTFVNMKFKGLAKAIAGQ
- the flgC gene encoding flagellar basal body rod protein FlgC, with translation MSFKDISEIAGSAMAAQSVRLNTIASNLANADAVAGNEGETYRARKPVFATVLGENSEGMMTGGKVQVLDVVESSEPLRKVYEPGHPMANADGMVFYSNVNEVAEMADMMSASRAFETNVEVIGRIRTMQQSLLKLGES
- a CDS encoding flagellar hook capping FlgD N-terminal domain-containing protein produces the protein MAVSLLNNGTTTTGTGVSNAVTPNTASEASEMFTKLLVAQIQNQDPLSPSDPAQFVQQLTQLSQTEALQKLSTLTSANSSILQSMQVLSLGAQVGSDVMAQSTQVRVDGTTPVSGQVVLETSSTNTNLVLTGDNGEKYTVKLGTQAPGNVPFTIDPGTLGLKEGTYTMAVETSTKETPAIDIQGRLNSVRISATGGVVLNVANLGEIDPGNITAFNGKPALAIQ
- a CDS encoding flagellar hook protein FlgE — protein: MSFDIALSGIQAINEALNSTSQNIANAGTYGYKAQGANFSSLVSGELQTGVTIGSVTQNISKPGGVLSTGRSLDAAINGGGFFIAKAANSDVPQYSRVGIFETSKDGYLVDTQGNRVQGYPINPLTSAMGAVGDLPIQTGAIPAVASGKMTYVGNMSADWTTPAAWGTVPVTGTVAITPQNPPDPSTFNMSKATVIYDTLGGKHTLTQYFARDAASPNTVNVRYLLDGAELPDKTPTVLKFDTATGSLNDVNGQPADPVTGAIASTTTIDLTGITLANGANLTKLTIDYDGSTGNSGEATTSANNAEGYASGTYTSLALGNDGSLIATYSNGQKQTVGKLALATFVNEGALTTISGTSWTESLESGRPLVNAPGTGTGGTITSSSLEQSNVDITSELVGLMTSQRNYQANSKVIQTESTMMQSLMQAI
- a CDS encoding flagellar basal body rod protein FlgF, yielding MDSLIFTAMSGAERALRGQQVRANNLANADTVGFRADMEMSTSQSVQGYGYDDRHMAQLQANSVNTRQGTLKATGRELDVAISGAGFLTVEGPTGEAYTRAGAMVLDETGTLRINGNVVLGEGGPITLPEYSKIDIGTDGTISIQNPGTTTMQTVDKLRLVKAEGSELTKNESGLLIARDGVPLATDPTVVLQSGHLEGSNVSAVEEMVATMSLNRTFEVQMKLFKSTDTMAETGNRLISG